From Strigops habroptila isolate Jane chromosome 1, bStrHab1.2.pri, whole genome shotgun sequence, a single genomic window includes:
- the EFHB gene encoding LOW QUALITY PROTEIN: EF-hand domain-containing family member B (The sequence of the model RefSeq protein was modified relative to this genomic sequence to represent the inferred CDS: substituted 1 base at 1 genomic stop codon), whose translation MERQLRPVYEGRFTDWFPELSAAGKLLFTGDTAAGCLTEVLLRPITPPTVRKFRNTTNPAPGVERIFYGRADDPDIASHLTHGIESRPSHSNKPDKTPISLTFPNRIFIPYFPDVSGGKLINLPKTFEEVDKEAREGHDLYIVSHSDYYVGEAINRKYVSPNFSESFVYGIKPPHFKDGRYVSKSLNWHSAPESLGRNVLINSIAETKNVPSDRTFGVSLCPYKYGVADLIHHGVPCEILHGKDRGRTLLTEVRQSLKKANYENFDMLLEAFRHYDKNGDGMIDKDSLXKSCFQLSLNVDDELLDSLFDCCDLDKDGLINYLEFRNFLNWKNRTAVKEFEEKIITKAEKMDALFLPEDTKINEELKQQDLVLKELGSSEKTPEILTRPTDHVFANYQTTSSQYNAVVGGLPTTCCPVRGVPSIHSDLPAPRIRRLSDRTNYGDDASAYALLFPSVFSQKGVYEKDFLRTRPKAEIAGILRNIGVNISDERFEEIWKQASMKHQKEEVCVESIKNVLDVIHASHTETSC comes from the exons ATGGAGAGGCAGCTGCGGCCCGTCTACGAGGGGAGGTTCACCGACTGGTTTCCCGAGCTGTCGGCC GCTGGAAAGTTGCTTTTCACTGGCGATACGGCTGCGGGTTGCCTGACTGAGGTTTTACTCAGG CCCATTACTCCACCTACTGTGCGAAAGTTTCGAAATACAACAAATCCAGCTCCTGGTGTTGAAAGAATATTCTACGGCAGAGCAGATGATCCTGACATTGCATCTCACTTGACACATGGCATAGAGTCACGTCCTTCACACAGT aataaacCAGACAAAACACCCATCTCCCTTACCTTCCCCAACCGTATATTTATTCCTTACTTTCCAGATGTATCAGGTGGAAAGCTTATAAATCTACCAAAAACTTTTGAGGAAGTAGATAAAGAAGCCAGAGAAGGACATGATCTGTACATTGTGTCACACAGCGATTATTATGTGG gGGAAGCAATAAATAGGAAGTATGTCTCTCCAAACTTCAGTGAGTCTTTTGTTTATGGAATAAAACCCCCTCACTTTAAAGATGGGCGATACGTATCCAAATCCTTAAATTGGCACTCTGCTCCGGAATCG TTAGGAAG GAATGTGCTTATTAACAGTATAGCAGAAACTAAGAATGTTCCCTCAGACCGTACATTTGGAGTGTCACTCTGTCCATATAAATATG GAGTTGCTGATCTTATTCACCATGGGGTTCCATGTGAGATCCTCCATGGTAAAGACAGAGGGAGAACTCTTTTGACTGAAGTTCGGCAGAGTTTGAAGAAAGCTAACTATGAGAATTTTGACATGCTGCTAGAAGCATTCAGGCATTATGATAAG AATGGTGATGGAATGATAGACAAGGACAGCCTatgaaaatcctgttttcagctCAGTCTGAATGTAGATGATGAGCTCCTGGATTCCTTATTTGACTGTTGTGATTTGGATAAAGATGGTCTGATTAATTATTTGGAGTTCAGAAACTTTCTGAactggaaaaacagaacagctgtTAAagagtttgaagaaaaaataattacaaaag CAGAAAAAATGGATgctctttttctgcctgaagaCACAAAGATAAATgaggagctgaagcagcaagATCTTGTGTTAAAAGAACTGGGAAGCTCAGAAAAGACTCCAGAAATACTTACAAGACCAACAGATCATGTATTTGCAAATTATCAAACAACTTCTTCTCAGTACAATGCTGTAGTAGGTGGTCTCCCAACAACCT GTTGTCCAGTGCGTGGTGTTCCAAGTATTCATTCAGATCTTCCTGCTCCTCGAATTCGCCGCCTCAGTGACAGAACTAATTATGGTGACGATGCCAGTGCTTATGCATTATTGTTCCCTTCTGTCTTCAGTCAAAAGGGAGTGTatgaaaaagactttttaagaACAAGACCGAAGGCAGAG ATTGCAGGAATTCTTCGCAACATTGGTGTGAACATTTCAGATGAAAGGTTTGAGGAGATATGGAAGCAAGCCTCTATGAAGCATCAGAAAGAAGAGGTTTGTGTAGAAAGCATCAAGAATGTACTGGATGTGATACATGCATCACATACAGAAACTAGTTGCTAA